Proteins encoded by one window of Esox lucius isolate fEsoLuc1 chromosome 4, fEsoLuc1.pri, whole genome shotgun sequence:
- the trmt12 gene encoding tRNA wybutosine-synthesizing protein 2 homolog has product MDGTPCVRVLQRHAQQCRKYLQAQGFLDLRFCMQKHSNGTVSLPIIPSCLPRLDLESLQNKVACGGRCEVVRIKAPQLSKRERRISSSDKLVIVLQDLLESHGERWTEDLREDIHHSYQRHGDLVLLGENMFSLPVWIKIGPDLWPTVAQALGAERLAKIGRIYKDGFRTPVVTMLVGNDSWVSHVDNKIRYEFDVIRCMFSAGNITEKLRVASFNCATETVVDLYAGIGYFTLPYLVHARASHVHACEWNPDAVKALQRNLDINGVSHRCTVHYGDNRQLPLCDLADRVNLGLIPSSEDGWPVACRLLRKTTGGVLHVHQNVTLPPLHPVGEKVEVNGGGPDQVSPKRSDREAWSVWAQGTAVRIASLLQDINGGPWTTDIKHIEHVKSYAPHIHHVVLDLECRPL; this is encoded by the exons ATGGATGGTACGCCGTGTGTACGGGTGCTTCAACGTCATGCACAACAGTGCAG GAAATATTTACAGGCACAAGGTTTTCTGGACCTTAGGTTCTGCATGCAAAAACACTCAAATGGGACAGTGAGTCTGCCAATCATACCATCCTGCCTACCCCGGCTTGATCTCGAAAGTCTCCAAAACAAAGTTGCCTGTGGCGGCAGATGTGAAGTCGTGAGAATCAAG GCTCCTCAGTtgtcaaagagagagagaaggatctCAAGCAGTGACAAGCTAGTGATAGTCTTACAGGACCTACTAGAGTCACATGGGGAGAGATGGACTGAGGATCTGAGAGAGGATATTCATCACAGTTACCAGCGCCATGGAGACTTGGTGCTTTTAggggaaaacatgttttctctACCTGTATGGATCAAAATAG GTCCAGATTTGTGGCCAACAGTGGCCCAAGCATTGGGTGCTGAACGTTTGGCAAAGATAGGAAGAATCTACAAGGATGGATTCAGAACTCCTGTGGTGACTATGCTAGTTGGAAACGACAGCTGGGTGTCACATGTAGACAACAAGATCAG GTATGAGTTTGATGTGATCAGATGCATGTTCTCTGCTGGCAACATCACAGAGAAGCTAAGGGTCGCCTCATTCAACTGCGCTACGGAAACTGTGGTGGATTTATATGCAG GTATTGGCTACTTCACTCTCCCATACTTGGTGCATGCAAGGGCCAGCCACGTTCACGCCTGTGAGTGGAACCCTGATGCAGTGAAAGCCTTGCAGAGAAACCTGGACATTAATGGAGTGTCACATCGCTGTACCGTCCACTACGGAGACAATCGGCAA ctCCCCTTGTGTGACCTGGCGGATCGGGTGAATTTGGGCCTCATACCCAGTTCTGAGGATGGCTGGCCGGTTGCCTGTCGCCTGCTGAGGAAAACAACCGGTGGCGTGTTGCACGTTCACCAGAACGTCACCTTACCACCACTCCACCCTGTCGGGGAGAAAGTCGAGGTTAACGGCGGAGGCCCTGACCAAGTGTCTCCTAAGAGGAGTGACCGGGAGGCCTGGAGTGTCTGGGCACAAGGCACAGCCGTCCGCATTGCCTCTCTGCTGCAGGACATCAACGGCGGACCGTGGACCACTGACATCAAGCACATTGAGCATGTCAAGTCTTATGCGCCTCACATCCACCATGTAGTGCTGGACTTAGAGTGCAGGCCGCTCTGA